One window of Trinickia caryophylli genomic DNA carries:
- a CDS encoding MMPL family transporter produces the protein MRSEMPNRSIASLRALLARRPVQLWLLFLLGCAIAIQRAHFTADLSAFLPRAPSAQQRLLVDQLREGVVSRLILAAIEGGDAAARADISRGMAAALRRDPRFSSVNNGEPVTQARDERFVFEHRYALSPAVTPQRFSAEGLHRALGESLDLLSSSAGLMAKVLLPRDPTGEVATIVGQLDARAQPASRNGVWASRDGTRAVLVAQTAAAGSDTDAQESAIAALRAAFDAAVQGKPRAASYRLLLTGPGVFSVATRDAIKHDVERLSAISLALVVALLLVVYRSPRTLALGLVPVVSGVVAGLAAVSLAFGAVHGLTLGFGTTLIGEAVDYSIYLFVQSARPGASGQENESVRAWIAKYWPTIRLGMLTSVCGFASMLFSGFPGLVQLGAYSIAGLVTAAAVTRYVLPHLHGRTVAVRDLSRLGAALAHAARLAPRLRWPFAALMLGAVATLALHRAQLWSHELSALSPVPAASQTLDAALRADVGAPDVRYLVVVSGATEQAVLEGAEKIAARLQPLVDSGALAGFETPSRYLPSDATQRARRASLPPANVLEAKMRSAAANQAIEVKPEVFAPFIADVEQARNAPLLRRADLHGTSMGLAVDALLTERAGRWQALLSLRAPATPAASQTPGGRAKAGQETGEASLDARRIEAAVADADVPGAVFVDLKREADKLYVDYVREDIRLSLAGLAAIAVLLLAALRNPARVVATLAPLLAAVLVVTAGFALAHEPLTILHLIGLLLIVAVGSNYALFFSRGEAAPGTARPHAPDQPHPHESRHAIAPQTLVSLLVANLATVAGFGLLALSHVPMLESFGLTVGPGAILALLFSAILAPRAPQSEAAAAMAAGERGRNTA, from the coding sequence ATGCGCAGCGAGATGCCGAACCGGTCCATTGCTTCTCTTCGCGCGCTGCTCGCACGGCGCCCGGTGCAACTGTGGCTGCTGTTTCTGCTCGGCTGCGCGATCGCGATTCAGCGTGCGCACTTCACGGCCGATCTGTCCGCGTTCCTGCCGCGTGCACCGAGCGCTCAGCAGCGGCTGCTCGTCGATCAACTGCGCGAGGGCGTCGTTTCCCGGCTCATTCTCGCGGCGATAGAAGGCGGCGACGCAGCCGCGCGCGCCGACATCTCGCGCGGCATGGCGGCCGCGCTGCGCCGCGATCCGCGCTTCAGTTCCGTGAATAACGGCGAGCCGGTCACGCAGGCACGCGACGAACGATTCGTCTTTGAGCACCGATATGCGCTCAGCCCGGCCGTCACGCCGCAGCGCTTTTCGGCAGAAGGGCTTCATCGCGCGCTCGGCGAGAGTCTCGATCTGCTGAGCTCGTCGGCGGGGCTGATGGCGAAGGTACTGCTGCCACGCGATCCGACCGGCGAAGTGGCGACGATCGTCGGCCAGCTCGACGCTCGGGCGCAGCCCGCATCGCGCAACGGAGTGTGGGCGTCGCGCGACGGCACACGCGCAGTCCTCGTCGCTCAAACTGCCGCGGCCGGCTCCGATACGGATGCCCAGGAAAGCGCGATCGCCGCCTTGCGCGCCGCATTCGATGCCGCCGTGCAAGGCAAGCCGCGGGCCGCATCGTATCGGCTGCTGCTCACGGGGCCCGGCGTTTTTTCGGTCGCAACGCGCGACGCGATCAAGCACGACGTCGAACGATTGTCGGCGATCAGTCTCGCGCTCGTCGTCGCCTTGCTGCTCGTCGTCTACCGCTCGCCGCGCACGCTCGCGCTCGGGCTCGTTCCCGTCGTGTCGGGTGTCGTCGCCGGTCTGGCCGCGGTGAGCCTCGCCTTCGGCGCGGTCCACGGCCTGACGCTCGGCTTCGGCACCACGCTCATTGGCGAGGCCGTCGATTATTCGATCTATCTGTTCGTTCAGTCGGCACGCCCCGGGGCGTCGGGTCAAGAGAACGAATCGGTCCGCGCATGGATCGCGAAATATTGGCCGACGATCAGGCTCGGCATGCTGACCTCGGTCTGCGGCTTTGCCTCGATGTTGTTTTCTGGCTTCCCCGGGCTCGTGCAGCTCGGCGCCTACTCCATCGCGGGGCTCGTCACCGCGGCGGCCGTCACGCGCTACGTACTGCCCCATCTGCACGGCCGCACCGTCGCCGTTCGCGATCTTTCGCGGCTTGGCGCCGCGCTCGCGCATGCGGCCCGCCTCGCACCGCGCCTGCGCTGGCCCTTCGCCGCGCTGATGCTCGGCGCCGTGGCCACGCTCGCGCTTCATCGCGCTCAACTATGGAGCCATGAGCTGTCGGCGCTGAGCCCCGTGCCGGCCGCGAGCCAGACGCTCGATGCGGCGCTGCGCGCCGACGTCGGTGCGCCCGACGTACGCTATCTCGTCGTCGTATCGGGCGCGACCGAGCAAGCGGTGCTCGAAGGCGCGGAGAAGATCGCCGCACGACTGCAACCGCTCGTCGATTCGGGTGCGCTTGCGGGCTTCGAGACGCCTTCGCGCTACTTGCCGAGCGATGCAACGCAGCGCGCGCGACGCGCGAGCCTGCCGCCGGCCAACGTGCTCGAAGCAAAAATGCGCTCGGCCGCAGCCAATCAGGCCATCGAGGTAAAACCGGAGGTCTTCGCGCCGTTCATCGCCGACGTCGAGCAGGCACGCAACGCACCGCTGCTGCGGCGAGCCGACCTCCATGGCACGTCGATGGGGCTCGCCGTCGATGCGCTGCTGACCGAACGCGCCGGCCGCTGGCAAGCGCTGCTATCGTTGCGCGCGCCCGCCACGCCGGCTGCGTCTCAAACCCCGGGCGGGCGGGCGAAGGCCGGGCAAGAGACGGGCGAGGCAAGCCTCGATGCACGGCGAATCGAAGCCGCCGTCGCTGATGCAGACGTACCCGGCGCGGTCTTCGTCGATCTGAAACGGGAAGCCGACAAACTCTACGTAGATTATGTACGCGAGGATATTCGCCTGTCGCTCGCGGGGCTGGCCGCCATCGCCGTACTGCTCCTGGCTGCATTGCGCAACCCGGCGCGCGTGGTCGCCACGCTCGCGCCGCTGCTCGCGGCCGTGCTGGTCGTAACGGCGGGCTTCGCGCTCGCGCACGAGCCGCTGACGATCCTGCATCTGATCGGATTGCTGCTCATCGTGGCCGTGGGCTCGAACTACGCGCTCTTTTTCAGTCGCGGTGAAGCGGCGCCCGGCACGGCTCGTCCGCATGCACCCGATCAGCCTCATCCGCACGAATCGCGGCATGCCATCGCCCCGCAGACCCTCGTGTCGCTGCTGGTCGCGAATCTGGCCACTGTCGCCGGCTTCGGCCTGCTCGCGCTATCGCATGTGCCGATGCTCGAGTCGTTCGGGCTGACGGTCGGCCCCGGCGCCATCCTCGCCCTGCTGTTCTCGGCGATCCTCGCGCCACGCGCACCGCAAAGCGAAGCCGCGGCAGCGATGGCGGCGGGCGAACGCGGGAGGAATACGGCATGA
- a CDS encoding cupredoxin domain-containing protein, which translates to MPIDRARSAALRRAACGIVAVAAIGAADFAAGATHTVTIEGMRFAPPSLTVEQGDTIVWVNHDLVAHTATAARTFDSHEIAPQASWAYVARRPGRYAYACALHPTMKAVLIVRGKR; encoded by the coding sequence ATGCCGATTGATCGAGCGAGGTCGGCAGCGCTGCGCCGGGCCGCATGCGGCATCGTCGCCGTTGCGGCTATCGGCGCGGCCGATTTCGCCGCGGGGGCGACGCATACCGTCACGATCGAAGGGATGCGCTTCGCGCCGCCGAGTCTGACGGTCGAGCAGGGAGACACGATCGTGTGGGTCAACCATGACCTCGTCGCGCACACGGCTACCGCGGCGCGCACATTCGATTCGCACGAGATCGCCCCGCAAGCGTCGTGGGCCTACGTTGCGCGCCGGCCCGGCCGCTACGCGTATGCCTGTGCGCTGCATCCGACCATGAAAGCGGTGCTTATCGTCAGAGGCAAGCGATGA
- a CDS encoding beta-ketoacyl synthase chain length factor: protein MNTMSAYIDGVGLVGPGLANWPQAAQALTGAIAYAHAPAAIPPAAALPAAERRRTSPSVKLALAVGTEAARAAERDAAMLGTVFAASGGDGENCHAICEMLAGDDRYISPTRFHNSVHNAPAGYWSIAARAMTASNVLCAHDGTFAAGLLETLCQVAVDEQDSLLIASDTEYPHPLRDVRPTRDAFGVALVLAPRTSAQTLARIDVRLTDAPATTLSSPALEALRLDNPAARALPLLEALASGRTATIVLDYLDDLRVRVEVVPARALTTPTPQ from the coding sequence ATGAACACGATGAGCGCCTATATCGACGGCGTGGGACTCGTCGGCCCGGGCCTCGCGAACTGGCCGCAAGCCGCGCAGGCCCTGACTGGTGCCATCGCCTATGCGCACGCGCCCGCGGCCATTCCGCCCGCGGCGGCACTGCCGGCCGCCGAGCGCCGCCGCACGAGCCCGTCGGTCAAACTCGCACTCGCCGTGGGCACCGAGGCCGCGCGAGCGGCCGAACGCGATGCGGCCATGCTCGGCACCGTATTCGCCGCATCGGGCGGCGATGGCGAGAACTGTCACGCGATCTGCGAAATGCTGGCCGGAGACGATCGCTATATTTCGCCCACGCGCTTTCACAACTCGGTGCACAACGCACCGGCCGGATACTGGAGCATCGCCGCGCGGGCGATGACTGCATCGAACGTGCTCTGCGCGCATGACGGCACGTTCGCCGCCGGCTTGCTCGAGACCTTGTGCCAAGTCGCTGTCGACGAGCAGGACTCGCTCCTGATCGCGTCCGACACGGAGTACCCGCATCCGCTGCGCGACGTACGCCCCACACGCGATGCATTCGGCGTCGCCCTCGTACTTGCGCCGCGCACGAGTGCGCAAACGCTCGCACGCATCGACGTGCGGCTGACCGATGCGCCGGCCACGACGTTGAGCTCGCCCGCACTCGAGGCGCTGCGCCTCGACAATCCGGCGGCCCGTGCGTTACCGCTGCTCGAAGCACTCGCGTCGGGACGCACCGCCACGATCGTGCTCGACTATCTCGACGACCTGCGCGTGCGCGTCGAGGTGGTGCCCGCGCGCGCACTCACAACACCGACACCGCAATGA
- a CDS encoding outer membrane lipoprotein carrier protein LolA, whose amino-acid sequence MTLPPLSIVSKLARRRAWAVAVLAAVSFGTPLSAATAATATAGEPGWTLDRLMSTLAQNKSGHASFVETKYLAIAAKPIESSGELAFAAPDHLEKRTISPKPERLVVDGDKLTVERNQRSYTVSLAHYPELEAFIESIRATLAGNRYALEQLYKVAVGGHGDDWTLTLMPLDARMLKAVRTISLDGTRDVLRTVVIEQADGDRSVMQLRDAAKR is encoded by the coding sequence ATGACGCTACCGCCGCTTTCCATCGTCAGCAAGCTTGCCCGCCGTCGGGCGTGGGCCGTCGCCGTGCTGGCCGCCGTTTCTTTCGGTACGCCGCTTTCGGCCGCAACCGCAGCCACGGCCACGGCGGGCGAGCCGGGCTGGACGCTCGACCGGCTGATGTCCACGCTCGCGCAAAACAAGTCCGGCCATGCCAGCTTCGTCGAAACGAAATACCTCGCGATTGCGGCCAAGCCGATCGAATCGTCGGGCGAACTCGCGTTCGCCGCGCCCGATCACCTGGAAAAGCGAACCATCAGTCCCAAACCCGAACGGCTCGTGGTAGACGGCGACAAGCTGACGGTGGAGCGCAACCAGCGCAGCTACACGGTCTCCCTCGCGCACTACCCGGAACTCGAGGCGTTTATCGAAAGCATTCGCGCCACGCTGGCCGGCAATCGCTACGCACTCGAGCAGCTTTACAAGGTCGCCGTCGGCGGGCATGGCGACGACTGGACACTGACCCTCATGCCGCTCGACGCACGCATGCTGAAAGCCGTGCGCACGATCTCGCTCGATGGCACGCGCGACGTGCTGCGCACCGTCGTCATCGAGCAGGCCGATGGCGACCGTTCGGTCATGCAGTTGCGCGACGCCGCGAAACGGTGA
- a CDS encoding LpxL/LpxP family acyltransferase — protein sequence MSTRTQPGRSIWAQRQERGNLAVLRIMTWISLRLGRPLGRLLLRGIVLYFLLLAPAARRASRAYLSRVFGRPARWLDAYRHMLVFATTIHDRVYLLNERFDLFDLRVEGGALVDTALAGGRGALLLGAHFGGFEVLRAIGRTRPNLRVAIMMYEENARNVNAALATVNPAVKHDVIGLGRPEAMLEAREYLDSGAMIGMLADRALREDGGDAEIPLEFLGAPARFPLGPMRVAAMLRRPVIFMAGIYRGGNRYDLHFEALADFSETARDERAAAMHAAVQRYAALLEKHCRNAPYNWFNFFDFWHDGDGAAKGAPAHPAQSSRPAPARTSDA from the coding sequence ATGAGCACGCGCACGCAGCCCGGCCGATCGATCTGGGCGCAGCGCCAGGAGCGCGGCAATCTGGCCGTGCTGCGGATCATGACGTGGATCTCGCTGCGCCTCGGGCGGCCGCTCGGGCGCCTCCTGCTGCGCGGCATCGTTCTCTACTTTCTGCTGCTGGCCCCGGCCGCGCGCCGTGCCTCGCGCGCCTACCTGAGCCGCGTGTTCGGACGGCCCGCGCGCTGGCTCGACGCCTACCGGCACATGCTCGTCTTTGCCACGACGATTCACGACCGCGTCTATCTGCTCAACGAGCGGTTCGATCTATTCGACTTGCGCGTCGAAGGCGGCGCACTCGTCGATACGGCGCTGGCGGGCGGCCGCGGTGCGCTGCTGCTCGGCGCGCATTTCGGCGGCTTCGAAGTGCTGCGCGCCATCGGCAGGACGCGGCCGAACCTGCGCGTGGCGATCATGATGTACGAAGAGAACGCGCGCAACGTCAATGCGGCGCTCGCCACCGTCAACCCGGCCGTCAAGCACGACGTCATCGGGCTCGGGCGGCCCGAGGCCATGCTCGAGGCGCGCGAGTACCTCGACAGCGGCGCGATGATCGGCATGCTGGCGGATCGCGCGCTGCGCGAGGACGGCGGCGACGCTGAAATACCGCTCGAATTCCTCGGCGCGCCCGCCCGGTTTCCGCTGGGCCCGATGAGAGTGGCGGCCATGCTGCGGCGCCCCGTCATCTTCATGGCGGGCATCTATCGCGGCGGCAACCGTTACGACCTCCATTTCGAAGCGCTCGCCGATTTCTCGGAGACGGCGCGCGACGAGCGCGCCGCCGCGATGCACGCTGCCGTGCAACGCTATGCGGCGCTGCTCGAGAAGCACTGCCGCAACGCGCCGTACAACTGGTTCAACTTTTTCGATTTCTGGCATGACGGCGACGGGGCCGCCAAGGGCGCTCCCGCCCATCCGGCACAGTCATCCCGCCCTGCCCCGGCAAGGACCTCCGACGCATGA
- a CDS encoding MAE_28990/MAE_18760 family HEPN-like nuclease: MRFTSELMLATRELARVRADIAHADTAVISPSSPVQERGAAVRASAYVWLAALLERIIRDSLQATLREITQLAVPVRDLRFSLFSLLCDAEFASIADRSRSSSWEQKIAMFLRTAEAKPALLAENILPLDGRTIRGEHLDTIWLVLGLNAPSVPSPLHRIALKDLADGRNEIAHGHIDPVTFGRSKATNDMLGIAKRVDEVILHLLGSLDAYVDEKQYTR, from the coding sequence ATGCGATTTACTTCGGAACTCATGCTCGCGACTCGTGAACTCGCTCGAGTCCGGGCAGACATAGCCCACGCGGATACCGCAGTGATTTCACCATCTTCGCCAGTTCAAGAGAGAGGTGCCGCCGTACGAGCCTCAGCCTACGTCTGGCTAGCCGCACTCCTTGAGCGAATCATCCGAGACTCGCTGCAAGCGACCTTGCGCGAAATCACGCAACTGGCGGTACCCGTCAGGGATCTCCGGTTCAGTCTATTCTCTCTGCTTTGCGATGCGGAGTTCGCCTCGATTGCGGATCGAAGCAGAAGCAGTTCGTGGGAGCAGAAGATCGCGATGTTCCTTCGTACTGCCGAAGCGAAACCAGCACTCTTGGCAGAGAACATACTGCCTCTTGACGGGAGAACCATCCGGGGCGAGCATCTTGATACGATCTGGTTAGTCCTTGGCCTCAATGCACCAAGCGTTCCCAGCCCTCTACATCGGATTGCCTTGAAAGACTTAGCAGATGGTCGGAACGAAATCGCACACGGGCACATTGATCCCGTGACCTTCGGACGCTCCAAAGCGACGAACGACATGCTTGGTATTGCTAAGCGCGTCGACGAAGTCATATTGCATCTACTGGGTTCGCTCGACGCCTATGTCGACGAGAAGCAGTACACCCGATGA
- a CDS encoding hotdog family protein — MNTKQPLAPPLDHAWIAAHIPHSGAMCLLDEVVQWDAETIRCMATSHRDPHNPLRMNGRLGAVCGVEYAAQAMAVHGAVLGAASGQPRVGFLASLRNVETHVARLDLIEAPLDVTAVRIGGDANNVLYRFTVRDGEQTLVEGRAAVILDASTTAVGFHNA, encoded by the coding sequence ATGAATACGAAACAACCGCTCGCGCCGCCGCTCGATCACGCGTGGATTGCCGCGCACATCCCGCACAGCGGCGCAATGTGCCTGCTCGATGAAGTCGTGCAATGGGATGCCGAGACGATCCGTTGCATGGCGACGAGCCATCGCGATCCGCACAATCCGCTGCGCATGAACGGCCGACTCGGCGCCGTGTGCGGCGTGGAGTACGCGGCCCAGGCAATGGCGGTACACGGCGCGGTGCTGGGCGCCGCATCGGGCCAGCCGCGCGTGGGCTTTCTCGCGAGCCTGCGTAACGTCGAGACACACGTGGCACGGCTCGATCTGATCGAAGCGCCGCTCGACGTCACCGCCGTGCGCATCGGCGGCGACGCGAACAACGTTCTCTATCGCTTTACCGTGCGAGACGGTGAGCAAACCTTGGTCGAGGGGCGTGCCGCCGTGATCCTCGACGCTTCGACAACAGCGGTCGGATTTCACAATGCATAA
- a CDS encoding DUF1269 domain-containing protein, whose translation MRRLYFLAPDTTTARAIVDDLLRTRITWRHIHVLANHSVALEELPEASLLQSSDVVHSLERGVALGGATGALLGLVALVFPPAELAIAGGAVVALTLAGAGFGAWTAAMIGVDEPNARLERFRDAIRDGQLLIMADVAASREQEIEQMVAQHVPKAHLEGAEPTTPIFP comes from the coding sequence ATGAGACGCCTTTACTTCCTGGCACCTGACACGACGACGGCAAGGGCGATCGTAGACGACTTGCTTCGGACGCGGATCACGTGGCGACACATCCATGTACTCGCGAATCACAGCGTCGCACTTGAAGAGTTGCCTGAGGCATCGTTGCTGCAGAGCAGCGACGTCGTGCATTCGCTTGAACGCGGCGTGGCGCTCGGCGGTGCGACCGGCGCCCTGCTCGGCCTCGTGGCGCTGGTATTTCCGCCCGCGGAACTCGCTATTGCGGGCGGAGCCGTTGTCGCATTGACGTTGGCGGGTGCGGGCTTCGGGGCCTGGACGGCCGCCATGATCGGCGTCGATGAACCGAACGCGCGACTCGAGCGCTTTCGTGACGCCATACGTGACGGCCAGCTGTTGATCATGGCCGACGTCGCTGCATCGCGAGAACAAGAGATCGAGCAGATGGTCGCGCAGCATGTTCCGAAGGCGCATCTCGAAGGGGCCGAGCCCACCACGCCGATTTTTCCTTGA
- a CDS encoding RNA polymerase sigma factor, which yields MSDGPTAPRASGASWASMDDSALAALAAAGDHAAFEQVMRRHNRRLYRLARATLRDDAEAEDALQDAYVAAFRAIARFRGDASLATWLSRLVLNECFARQRRGARRDNIAPMVHTSAVADFERHTMDPDQTSSPDHALMRTELRALLERQLDALPEAFRVVFVLRCVEELSVEETAQCLGIPEATVRSRHFRARSLLRESLAQQIDLAERDVFSFDGARCDRIVDGVLAKLSAGSGSV from the coding sequence ATGAGCGACGGACCGACCGCGCCGCGCGCGAGTGGCGCATCGTGGGCGAGCATGGACGACAGCGCACTTGCCGCGCTTGCCGCAGCCGGAGACCATGCGGCGTTCGAACAGGTGATGCGCCGCCACAACCGGCGGCTCTACCGCCTCGCGCGCGCCACGCTGCGCGACGACGCCGAAGCCGAAGATGCGCTGCAAGACGCCTATGTCGCGGCGTTTCGCGCCATCGCCCGCTTTCGCGGAGATGCCTCCCTCGCCACCTGGCTTTCGCGTCTCGTACTGAACGAATGCTTCGCGCGCCAGCGCCGCGGCGCGCGGCGCGACAATATCGCGCCGATGGTCCACACATCGGCCGTCGCCGACTTCGAGCGCCACACCATGGACCCCGATCAAACCTCGTCGCCCGATCATGCGCTGATGCGCACAGAGCTTCGCGCGTTGCTCGAGCGTCAGCTCGATGCGCTGCCCGAGGCGTTTCGCGTGGTGTTCGTCTTGCGGTGCGTGGAGGAACTGAGCGTCGAAGAAACGGCGCAGTGCCTCGGCATACCGGAGGCCACCGTCCGTTCGCGCCACTTCCGGGCGAGGAGTCTGCTGCGCGAATCGCTCGCGCAGCAAATCGATCTGGCCGAACGCGACGTGTTTTCGTTCGACGGTGCACGATGCGATCGCATCGTCGATGGTGTGCTCGCCAAGCTGAGCGCGGGTTCCGGCTCCGTCTGA
- a CDS encoding polysaccharide deacetylase family protein produces MSRTALPPASPLPGSPIGAPRRWRPAPVVTGTLALHAGAAALAALQPGSWPLALGAVAASHAVVTAAGLWPRSSLLGPNWTRLPDYTGNGNGNGNGNINGIAITIDDGPDPDVTPRVLDLLDRYGARATFFCIGSRACRHPHLVEAIVARGHAVENHSQHHRHHFSLMGPRAMRREIEAAQRTLTELSGTAPLFFRAPAGLRNPFLEPVLCTLGLQLASWTRRGFDTRTRDAALVSERLLRGLAARDILLLHDGHAPRDAQGWPIVLDALDTVLRAARDSGLPCVTLRAVLPATDVFPTAAKTAAASSLEANGEDPPL; encoded by the coding sequence ATGAGCCGAACCGCGCTGCCGCCCGCCTCGCCATTGCCGGGCTCGCCTATCGGCGCGCCGCGCCGCTGGCGCCCGGCGCCCGTCGTCACGGGCACCCTCGCCTTGCATGCGGGCGCCGCCGCGCTCGCAGCCCTACAACCGGGCAGTTGGCCTTTGGCCCTCGGCGCCGTCGCCGCCTCGCACGCCGTGGTGACCGCGGCAGGGCTATGGCCGCGCAGCAGCCTGCTCGGCCCGAACTGGACGCGGTTGCCGGACTACACCGGCAACGGCAACGGCAACGGCAACGGCAACATCAACGGCATCGCCATCACGATCGACGACGGCCCCGATCCCGACGTCACGCCTCGCGTCCTCGACCTGCTCGATCGCTACGGCGCACGGGCAACGTTTTTCTGCATCGGCTCGCGCGCATGCCGCCATCCGCATCTCGTCGAGGCCATCGTGGCGCGTGGGCACGCCGTGGAGAACCACAGCCAGCATCACCGCCACCACTTTTCGCTGATGGGGCCGCGCGCAATGCGGCGCGAGATCGAGGCCGCGCAGCGTACGCTGACAGAACTGAGCGGTACGGCGCCGCTCTTCTTCCGTGCCCCCGCCGGATTGCGCAATCCGTTTCTGGAGCCCGTGCTGTGTACGCTCGGCCTGCAGCTCGCGAGTTGGACGCGGCGCGGCTTCGACACGCGCACGCGCGATGCGGCGCTCGTCTCCGAGCGGTTGTTGCGCGGGCTCGCGGCGCGCGACATCCTGCTGCTGCACGATGGCCATGCGCCGCGCGACGCGCAAGGCTGGCCGATCGTCCTCGACGCGCTCGACACCGTCCTGCGCGCGGCACGCGATTCGGGGCTGCCGTGCGTGACGCTACGCGCGGTGCTCCCGGCTACCGACGTTTTCCCAACGGCCGCAAAGACGGCCGCCGCCAGCTCCCTAGAAGCCAATGGCGAGGACCCACCGCTGTGA
- a CDS encoding beta-ketoacyl-[acyl-carrier-protein] synthase family protein gives MNPLQLTHFTATSCIGRGLGPTLQALREQRGGLAPCTFERAELQTWVGAVDGVDDEPVRADLRAFDCRNHRLAQLALRQDGFADAVAAAATRYGATRIGVFLGTSTSGILETEQAYRRRDPQSGALPVDFHYAQTHNCYALAAFVRAYFALGGPAASISSACSSGAKVFGSARRMIEAGLIDAAVVGGVDSLCLTTLYGFNSLELLSRERCRPFDVARKGISIGEAAAFALLERPRQASGGDHAILLLGIGESSDAHHMSSPHPEGLGARRAIEGALATAGLAAADIDYINLHGTATPGNDTAESLAVNALFDGTPSSSTKGATGHTLGAAGALEAVISALALRHQFVPAGIGTTEPDPALNLHYVLESRSAPLRAVLSNSFGFGGTNCSLILGRSDITHEGSTGR, from the coding sequence GTGAACCCACTGCAACTCACTCATTTCACCGCGACGAGCTGTATCGGACGCGGGCTCGGCCCGACGCTGCAAGCCTTGCGCGAGCAGCGCGGCGGGCTCGCGCCGTGTACATTCGAGCGCGCGGAACTCCAGACGTGGGTTGGCGCCGTCGATGGCGTCGACGACGAACCCGTGCGTGCCGACCTGCGCGCGTTCGACTGCCGCAACCACCGGCTCGCACAGCTGGCCCTCAGGCAAGACGGCTTTGCCGACGCGGTCGCGGCGGCGGCCACGCGCTACGGCGCCACGCGCATCGGCGTGTTCCTCGGCACGAGCACGTCGGGCATTCTCGAAACGGAGCAGGCCTATCGGCGGCGCGACCCGCAAAGCGGCGCATTGCCAGTCGATTTCCACTACGCGCAAACCCACAACTGCTACGCGCTCGCCGCATTCGTGCGCGCGTACTTCGCACTCGGCGGCCCGGCCGCGTCGATTTCGTCGGCCTGTTCCTCGGGGGCCAAGGTATTCGGCTCCGCGCGGCGCATGATCGAAGCGGGGCTCATCGATGCGGCCGTGGTCGGCGGCGTCGACTCCCTTTGTCTCACGACGTTGTACGGATTCAATTCGCTCGAACTGCTCTCGCGCGAGCGTTGCCGGCCATTCGACGTGGCGCGCAAGGGGATCTCGATCGGCGAAGCCGCCGCATTCGCGCTGCTCGAACGTCCGCGGCAGGCAAGCGGCGGCGACCACGCGATTCTGCTGCTCGGCATCGGCGAATCGAGCGATGCCCACCACATGTCGAGCCCGCACCCCGAGGGCCTCGGCGCACGCCGTGCGATCGAAGGTGCGCTCGCCACGGCCGGGCTGGCCGCGGCCGACATCGACTACATCAACCTGCACGGCACGGCCACGCCGGGCAACGACACGGCGGAGAGCCTGGCCGTCAACGCGTTGTTCGACGGCACGCCGTCGAGTTCGACCAAGGGCGCGACGGGCCACACGCTCGGCGCCGCCGGTGCGCTCGAGGCAGTCATATCGGCTCTCGCGCTGCGTCACCAGTTCGTGCCGGCCGGCATCGGCACGACCGAGCCCGATCCGGCCTTGAATCTCCATTACGTGCTCGAAAGCCGCAGCGCCCCGCTGCGGGCCGTGCTCAGCAATTCCTTCGGTTTCGGGGGCACGAACTGCAGCCTGATTCTGGGCCGCTCCGATATCACGCACGAAGGGAGTACCGGACGATGA
- a CDS encoding DUF4142 domain-containing protein has protein sequence MTLTHKLGLIGLLSMLPLAAHADETRLTDPQIAAIVVTANQVDVDAGKLAESKAATKQVRAFAKLMVTDHTNVNKSAIELANRLDLKPESNATSEALKKGGDENLAALGSLKGRAFDRAYVGHEVAYHQQVLDAMDKALIPSASNAQLKELLVKVRPAFVAHLEHARELQSTLGADHEKHAD, from the coding sequence ATGACGCTTACGCACAAACTGGGCCTGATAGGGCTGCTGTCCATGTTGCCGCTGGCCGCGCACGCGGACGAAACGCGGCTGACGGATCCACAGATCGCCGCAATCGTGGTGACGGCGAACCAAGTCGACGTCGATGCAGGCAAGCTCGCCGAGAGCAAGGCCGCGACGAAGCAGGTCAGAGCCTTCGCAAAGCTCATGGTGACCGATCACACCAACGTCAACAAGTCCGCGATCGAGCTTGCCAACCGGCTCGATCTCAAGCCCGAAAGCAACGCAACGAGCGAGGCGCTGAAAAAGGGCGGCGACGAGAATCTCGCCGCGCTCGGATCGCTCAAAGGTCGTGCGTTCGACCGCGCCTATGTCGGGCACGAGGTGGCGTACCATCAGCAGGTGCTCGACGCAATGGACAAGGCGCTGATCCCTTCCGCGAGCAACGCGCAGTTGAAGGAGCTGCTCGTCAAGGTGCGCCCGGCGTTCGTTGCCCACCTCGAGCACGCTCGCGAACTGCAGTCGACGCTGGGAGCCGATCATGAGAAGCATGCCGATTGA